The following proteins are co-located in the Tiliqua scincoides isolate rTilSci1 chromosome 8, rTilSci1.hap2, whole genome shotgun sequence genome:
- the UNC119 gene encoding protein unc-119 homolog A produces the protein MKVKKGSGGGAPPGAGSGAAAAAACTEEELLRKALISPEDVLGLQKITADYLCSPEENVYKIDFTRFKIRDMESGTVLFEITKPPASEREHGGKKDIDPNAGRFVRYQFTPAFLRLRQVGATVEFTVGDKPINNFRMIERHYFRDQLLKSFDFEFGFCIPSSKNTCEHIYEFPQLSEDLIQEMILHPYETQSDSFYFVDNKLVMHNKADYSYSGGP, from the exons ATGAAGGTGAAGAAGGGCAGCGGCGGAGGCGCCCCTCCCGGGGCGGGCAgcggagcggcggcggcggccgccTGCACCGAAGAGGAGCTGCTGCGCAAGGCGCTCATCAGCCCCGAGGACGTGCTGGGGCTGCAGAAGATCACGGCCG ATTACTTGTGCAGTCCAGAGGAGAATGTATACAAGATAGATTTCACTCGCTTTAAGATCCGAGACATGGAGTCGGGCACAGTACTGTTTGAAATCACCAAGCCACCAGCTTCAG AGCGTGAACATGGTGGTAAGAAGGATATTGACCCTAATGCTGGGCGGTTTGTACGCTACCAGTTTACGCCAGCGTTCCTTAGACTGCGCCAGGTTGGAGCCAC GGTAGAGTTCACGGTGGGCGACAAGCCCATTAACAACTTCCGAATGATCGAGAGGCACTACTTCAGGGACCAGTTGCTGAAGAGCTTTGATTTTGAATTTGGGTTCTGCATTCCCAGCAGTAAAAACACTTGTGAGCACATCTATGAGTTCCCACAACTCTCAGAAGACCTCA TCCAGGAGATGATTCTCCATCCTTACGAGACGCAGTCGGACAGTTTCTACTTTGTAGACAACAAGCTGGTTATGCACAACAAGGCAGATTATTCCTACAGTGGTGGACCATGA